In one Moritella sp. 5 genomic region, the following are encoded:
- a CDS encoding tellurite resistance protein has product MTASALLQQYSTLFQPSGKPVLDLACGAGRNGLYLHQQNIPTIFADQNQTALTSIAAVPGVTTEQCWQADFENGEQKLPANHYQGIVVFRYLHRPLIDAIKQAVCSGGIVIYETFTVENRQFGRPNRDAFLLQLGELKAMFSDWECLHYFEGIERNPDRAIAQIVCKKP; this is encoded by the coding sequence ATGACAGCATCGGCACTATTACAACAATACAGCACCTTATTCCAACCGTCAGGTAAACCTGTATTGGATTTAGCCTGTGGCGCTGGTCGCAATGGTCTGTATCTGCACCAACAGAATATTCCTACTATTTTTGCCGATCAAAACCAGACTGCATTAACCAGTATAGCGGCTGTACCGGGTGTGACTACCGAGCAATGCTGGCAAGCTGACTTTGAAAATGGTGAGCAGAAATTACCCGCTAATCACTATCAAGGCATAGTCGTATTTCGATATTTACACCGTCCACTCATTGACGCAATCAAGCAAGCAGTATGTTCTGGCGGTATTGTGATCTATGAAACTTTCACTGTCGAGAACAGACAATTTGGTCGACCTAATCGTGATGCATTTCTATTACAGTTGGGAGAATTAAAAGCGATGTTCAGTGACTGGGAATGTTTGCATTATTTTGAAGGGATTGAACGTAATCCTGACCGCGCCATTGCACAGATTGTCTGTAAAAAACCATAA
- a CDS encoding SirB2 family protein: MDYAFVKHMHMGMAYLSITFFIFRSILSVTESSLLQNKVIKILPHIIDTLLILLAGHLMMTIQQYPFADAWLTAKLIGLIAYIIVGTIAIKRGKTAIIRLWASVAAVAIFAYILGVAKNHDVMSWLALV, encoded by the coding sequence ATGGATTACGCATTTGTTAAACACATGCATATGGGCATGGCTTACCTTAGTATCACTTTCTTTATTTTTCGTTCAATTTTGTCGGTCACTGAATCTTCATTATTACAAAATAAGGTAATCAAAATATTACCGCACATCATTGATACGCTGCTTATCTTGTTAGCGGGTCATCTAATGATGACAATCCAACAATATCCGTTTGCTGATGCTTGGTTAACGGCAAAGTTAATCGGCCTTATCGCTTATATTATCGTGGGTACAATTGCAATTAAACGTGGTAAGACAGCTATCATACGCTTATGGGCAAGTGTGGCTGCGGTAGCAATTTTTGCTTATATTCTGGGTGTCGCCAAAAACCATGATGTGATGTCGTGGTTAGCACTCGTTTAA
- the rplY gene encoding 50S ribosomal protein L25: MSFTFEAQVRSDLGKGASRRLRHANKFPAVIYGKGEEAISIELDHDTVNNAQRNEEFFSSVITLVVDGTEMAVTVKAMQRHAFKPKLQHIDFIRA; this comes from the coding sequence ATGTCTTTCACTTTTGAAGCACAAGTACGTTCTGACCTTGGGAAAGGTGCGAGCCGCCGCCTACGTCACGCTAACAAATTCCCTGCTGTAATCTACGGTAAAGGCGAAGAAGCTATCTCTATCGAACTAGACCACGATACAGTTAACAACGCACAACGTAACGAAGAGTTCTTCTCTTCAGTAATTACGCTTGTAGTTGACGGTACTGAAATGGCTGTTACAGTTAAAGCTATGCAACGCCACGCGTTCAAGCCAAAACTACAACACATTGATTTCATCCGCGCTTAA